The Microlunatus soli genome contains the following window.
TCAGCAGGGTGGACACCACCGTCACCACCCGCTGCTTCATGCCACCGGACAGCTGATGCGGGTAGGCGTCCAGCGCTCGGACCGGAAGGTCGAGTTCGGCGAACCGGTCGCGGGCGCGGTCCAGGGCGTCGGAGCGTTTGACGCCGCGATCGTGAGCCCGCATCACGTCGAAGACCAGGTCCCGGACCCGCATCGTCGGGCTGATCGAATTCATCGCGCCCTGCGGCAGCAACGACACCACCGAACCACGCCAGGTCCGCGGCACCCGGGACCGCGGTCCGAGCACCTGCTGCTGGCCGTCGACGATCAAGGTGCCCTGCTCGACCCGCAACGGATCCCGCGCGGTCAGCGACAGGATCGCGCCCAGGGTGGACTTGCCGCAGCCGGACTCGCCGGCGATGCCGAGCACCTCGCCGTCGTTGATCTCCAGCGAGACGTCGTCGACCGCGACCACTCGGCTGCCGTCGGGGGTGTAGTAGGCCGCCTCCAGCCCGCGGGCCTCCAACAGGCGGGTCATCCGCGATCACCTTCCAGTACGGGTTCGGTCGGGTTCACGATCGGGGCGGCGGCCCCGGCACCGGACAGCCGACGCTTGGACCGGCCGCGGCGCAGCCGCGGATTGAACACCTCGTCGAGACTTGACTGCAGCAGCAACAGCGCGAACGCGATCAGGGTCAGCATGATCGTCGGCGGCAGGAACGCCCACCAGGCGCCGGTCCGGACCGAACCCCAGGCCAGCGACCAGTGCAGCATGATGCCGAGACTCACTGCGCCGGACGGGCCGAGGCCGAGCATCGACAACGCAGCTTCGGCGAGGATCGCGCCGGAGACCTGCAGCACGAACGCCATCGCGACATAGCTGAGCAGGTAGGGCAGCACGTCCCAGCCCAGGATGCTGCCCCAGCGTGCGCCGGACAGTCGCGCGACGTCGATGTGCTCCCGGTTGCGGACGCTGGTGGCCTGGGCGCGGACGGCGCGGGCGGTCCACGGCCAGCCGGTGACACCGATCACCATCGCCAGCGTGAACGAGGTACTGCCGTTGACCGCGACCGCGAGCAGGATGACGACCACGATCGACGGGATCGCCAACGCGATGTTGGTGACCCCCATCAGCACGTCGTCCACCCAGCCGCCCTGGAAGCCGGCGATCAGCCCGATCACCAGGCCGATCACGGTGGAGACCGCACCGGCGATCAGGCCGACCATCAGCGAAGTGCGGACACCGTTGGTCAGATTGGCGATCACGCTCTGACCCTCGTTGTCGGTGCCGAGCCACATCGCGACCGAGTCGAAGTTCGGCTTGTCGTACAGGCCGCCGATCACCGCATTCGGATCGGTACGGATCACCAACGGTCCGATCAGGCCGAGCAGCAGGGTGAAGGCGACCAGTGCCGCCGCGACCCAGAAGCGGGGAGTGAGATTGATCAACTTCATCTCCGGGCCTCCTTACCTTTCCCCGCTGTGAGCGGCTCGGATCCGCGGATCGATGATCCCGTAGACCACCTCGACACAGAAGTTCGCGGCCAGCACCGCCAGCGTGATGATCAAGGTGATGGCCTGGATCACCGGATAGTCGCTGGTGTTGATCGCACTGAACAGCAACGACCCGACACCGGGATAGGAGAACACCAGCTCGGTGATCAACGCGCCGCCGACCAGGCCGCCGATCGACAGCGCGAGTCCGGTGACCTGCGGCAGCATCGCGTTCCGGAAGATGTAGCGGACGATCGTGTTGTCGCCCAGTCCCAGACCGCGGCCGTAGTTGACGTAGTCCGAGCCGAGCTCGTAGATCGCCATCGACCGCATGCCAACCGCCTGGCCGCCGATGAAGACGATCACCAGCGACCAGAACGGTAACCACCAGTAGGTGATCGCATCACCGAAGAAGGCCAACGTCGGTTCCGGTACGAGCCCCAGGGTGTACGCCTGACCGACCGGCAGGATGCCCATCTTCACCCCGACGATGTAGAGCAGCAGGATCGCCAGGCAGTAGTACGGCATCGACGTCGCGAACACCGACCCGACGAACGCGCCGCGGTCGAACCAGCCGCCCCGGTAGGCGGCGACCGCGCCCAGCAGGTTGCCGACGATCCAGCCGATCAGGATGGCCGGCAGTTGGATCACGATGCTCCAC
Protein-coding sequences here:
- a CDS encoding ABC transporter permease, which translates into the protein MKLINLTPRFWVAAALVAFTLLLGLIGPLVIRTDPNAVIGGLYDKPNFDSVAMWLGTDNEGQSVIANLTNGVRTSLMVGLIAGAVSTVIGLVIGLIAGFQGGWVDDVLMGVTNIALAIPSIVVVILLAVAVNGSTSFTLAMVIGVTGWPWTARAVRAQATSVRNREHIDVARLSGARWGSILGWDVLPYLLSYVAMAFVLQVSGAILAEAALSMLGLGPSGAVSLGIMLHWSLAWGSVRTGAWWAFLPPTIMLTLIAFALLLLQSSLDEVFNPRLRRGRSKRRLSGAGAAAPIVNPTEPVLEGDRG
- a CDS encoding ABC transporter permease; amino-acid sequence: MDFAKYLGRKAIWYLIALVVALLLNFLLPRLIPGNPVDAIVSQMARGGGASGEQMKTIYAHYMQQFGLDKPMWQQFFIYLNQLAHGDLGTSFGQYPASVNSLVGKALPWSIVIQLPAILIGWIVGNLLGAVAAYRGGWFDRGAFVGSVFATSMPYYCLAILLLYIVGVKMGILPVGQAYTLGLVPEPTLAFFGDAITYWWLPFWSLVIVFIGGQAVGMRSMAIYELGSDYVNYGRGLGLGDNTIVRYIFRNAMLPQVTGLALSIGGLVGGALITELVFSYPGVGSLLFSAINTSDYPVIQAITLIITLAVLAANFCVEVVYGIIDPRIRAAHSGER